In Phaeodactylum tricornutum CCAP 1055/1 chromosome 21, whole genome shotgun sequence, the following proteins share a genomic window:
- a CDS encoding oxidoreductase (2-oxoglutarate-dependent dioxygenases, requiring 2-oxoglutarate and dioxygen as cosubstrates and ferrous iron as a cofactor) has protein sequence MNYRAWSCFAVAAVLIPAKAFLFPRLRPSNLVTMVNVQKVKFTTAVAAADFDRQGQLLSDEAYNTILEGRIAVVPNFLPSRFIQELRADAQNLHGDGHFTTDALASYGSNGNFDPSKDRAVLKLQQWKDVNLGNIRVRADFGATMARLRQDLSENLRRPDLAQPDSAAVAKYGNGSTEISYTRFGPGAFLKRHVDEHHEELKAAAGWSKPTRRSISWLIYLNEEWDGDKDGGQLRCFERRTRMARGTTVGSRQGDLQIGWLRATTSDPVERPVFLDARRNNPDGNVAMYVDAVNGGQQYISKLFHSHPILYMSGGEYLTQKLLMQSPEVAVRFHFIEPPKSKISDWLAQSPGFDEQVLDVDPKAGTLVLFDSVALPHEVLATRRRDRWATSGWMHEDQQTVYGASEDALPRAALT, from the coding sequence ATGAATTATAGGGCATGGTCTTGTTTTGCCGTAGCGGCAGTTTTAATTCCGGCCAAAGCGTTTCTATTTCCCCGGCTTCGGCCTTCAAATCTAGTCACGATGGTGAACGTACAAAAGGTCAAATTCACCACTGCGGTGGCCGCGGCGGACTTCGACCGACAAGGTCAGCTTTTGTCGGATGAAGCCtacaatacaattttggaAGGTCGCATTGCGGTAGTTCCCAATTTTTTGCCGTCTCGGTTCATTCAAGAGCTCCGAGCGGATGCCCAAAATCTGCACGGCGACGGACACTTTACTACTGACGCTCTCGCTTCGTACGGATCGAACGGCAACTTTGATCCCTCGAAAGATCGGGCTGTTCTAAAACTAcaacaatggaaggacgTAAATTTGGGTAATATCCGTGTCCGGGCCGATTTTGGTGCCACCATGGCACGTTTGCGGCAGGATCTTTCGGAGAACTTGAGACGGCCGGACTTGGCACAACCCGACTCGGCCGCCGTCGCGAAGTACGGGAACGGCAGTACGGAAATTTCGTACACACGTTTCGGACCGGGTGCGTTCTTAAAACGACACGTAGATGAGCACCACGAAGAGCTCAAAGCGGCGGCGGGATGGAGCAAGCCGACCCGGCGTAGCATCAGTTGGCTGATCTATCTCAACGAGGAATGGGACGGCGACAAGGACGGCGGCCAGCTACGCTGTTTTGAACGTCGGACTCGCATGGCGCGCGGAACAACGGTAGGTTCCCGTCAAGGGGACCTACAAATTGGCTGGCTACGAGCGACGACATCGGATCCGGTGGAACGACCGGTTTTTTTGGACGCCCGACGGAACAATCCGGACGGTAACGTGGCCATGTACGTGGACGCTGTCAATGGGGGACAGCAGTACATCAGCAAACTTTTTCATTCCCATCCAATTTTATACATGAGCGGTGGCGAATATTTAACgcaaaagcttttgatgcAGAGTCCGGAAGTCGCTGTTCGCTTCCATTTTATCGAGCCACCCAAATCGAAAATTAGCGATTGGCTGGCGCAAAGCCCCGGCTTTGACGAACAGGTCTTGGACGTCGATCCAAAGGCGGGCACGTTGGTACTGTTCGATAGCGTAGCCTTGCCGCACGAAGTGTTGGCGACCCGCCGTCGCGATCGGTGGGCCACGAGCGGTTGGATGCACGAAGACCAACAAACGGTGTATGGTGCGTCAGAAGATGCACTTCCTCGAGCCGCACTCACGTAA